Proteins from a single region of Streptomyces sp. HUAS 15-9:
- a CDS encoding DUF5819 family protein has product MVFLHVAPANTATKQHGKAIEEWIYPEFEQNWKLFAPNPLQQDIAVQTRAQVVLPDGSMTTTGWYDLSALDGAAIKGNPLPSHTEQNELRRAWDFFTATHDAENRPVGLRGSLSEQYMRRIVVMRLYREDPASRKGTVHSVQVRSETTNVPPPGWSHEQVSDKPVDRVLPWWTVTDDEAARGVK; this is encoded by the coding sequence ATGGTGTTTCTGCACGTCGCGCCGGCGAACACGGCGACGAAGCAGCACGGCAAGGCGATCGAGGAGTGGATCTACCCGGAGTTCGAGCAGAACTGGAAGCTGTTCGCGCCGAACCCGCTGCAGCAGGACATCGCGGTCCAGACGCGGGCCCAGGTGGTCCTGCCCGACGGCAGCATGACGACCACCGGCTGGTACGACCTGTCCGCGCTGGACGGCGCCGCCATCAAGGGGAATCCGCTGCCCAGCCACACCGAGCAGAACGAGCTGCGCCGGGCGTGGGACTTCTTCACCGCCACGCACGACGCCGAGAACAGGCCGGTGGGCCTGCGCGGGTCGCTCTCCGAGCAGTACATGCGCCGGATCGTGGTGATGCGCCTGTACCGGGAGGACCCGGCGAGTCGGAAGGGCACGGTGCACAGCGTGCAGGTCCGTTCGGAGACCACCAATGTGCCCCCGCCCGGGTGGAGCCATGAGCAGGTCTCCGACAAGCCGGTGGACCGCGTGCTGCCGTGGTGGACGGTCACGGACGACGAGGCCGCCAGGGGTGTGAAGTGA
- a CDS encoding HTTM domain-containing protein — protein MNRLFVSASRGIAKVTGSALGPHQSAVIRIGFAGTWLLFLLREFPHRQELYGPDGPWSWDLAQQLTRDNHAFTALMWSDGQAWFETFYLLAVVSSALLLVGWRTRTMSVLFMLGVLSLQNRSVFMGDGGDNVLHLMSIYLVFTRCGQVWSLDARRAVRTEAARARGERVTDRVGPVLWVVLGLVLSGVTVVDRLGGGRLVPVLLWTAWAALGLWWLVGRLTPQGEPRILLDVIANVLHNAALFVIMAEACLIYATAGWYKIQGSRWQDGTAVYYPLHLDYFSPWPSLAGLLSSSGTMVMLVTYGTVIVQVAFPFTVFNRRVKNVLLAAMMTEHAVIAVVLGLPFFSLAMIATDAVFLPTTFLRRLGGWAARARGRALARGGPEVPGPRAPEDGERPRVGFTA, from the coding sequence GTGAACCGTCTCTTCGTGTCCGCCTCCCGCGGCATCGCCAAGGTCACCGGATCCGCCCTCGGTCCCCACCAGAGCGCCGTGATCCGCATCGGCTTCGCGGGGACCTGGCTGCTGTTCCTGCTGCGCGAGTTCCCCCACCGTCAGGAGCTCTACGGCCCCGACGGCCCGTGGAGCTGGGACCTCGCCCAGCAGCTGACGCGGGACAACCACGCCTTCACCGCCCTGATGTGGTCCGACGGGCAGGCCTGGTTCGAGACCTTCTATCTGCTGGCCGTCGTGTCGAGCGCCCTGCTGCTCGTGGGCTGGCGCACCCGCACGATGTCCGTGCTGTTCATGCTCGGGGTGCTCTCGCTGCAGAACCGCAGCGTCTTCATGGGCGACGGCGGCGACAACGTGCTGCACCTGATGTCCATCTATCTGGTGTTCACGCGCTGCGGCCAGGTGTGGTCCCTGGACGCGCGCCGAGCGGTGCGCACGGAGGCGGCACGCGCGCGTGGGGAGCGGGTCACCGACCGGGTGGGACCGGTCCTGTGGGTGGTGCTCGGGCTGGTGCTCAGCGGGGTGACCGTGGTGGACCGCCTCGGCGGCGGCCGGCTGGTGCCCGTGCTCCTGTGGACGGCGTGGGCGGCGCTGGGCCTGTGGTGGCTGGTCGGGCGCCTCACCCCGCAGGGCGAGCCCCGGATCCTGCTGGACGTGATCGCCAACGTCCTCCACAACGCCGCCCTGTTCGTGATCATGGCCGAGGCGTGTCTGATCTACGCGACGGCCGGCTGGTACAAGATCCAGGGCTCGCGCTGGCAGGACGGCACCGCGGTCTACTACCCGCTCCACCTCGACTACTTCTCGCCCTGGCCGTCCCTCGCCGGTCTGCTCTCCTCCAGCGGCACGATGGTGATGCTGGTGACGTACGGGACGGTGATCGTGCAGGTCGCCTTCCCGTTCACCGTGTTCAACCGGCGGGTCAAGAACGTCCTGCTGGCCGCGATGATGACCGAGCACGCCGTGATCGCCGTCGTCCTCGGGCTGCCGTTCTTCTCGCTCGCGATGATCGCCACGGACGCCGTCTTCCTGCCGACGACGTTTCTGCGCCGGCTCGGCGGCTGGGCGGCACGCGCGCGTGGGCGAGCGCTCGCCCGTGGGGGCCCCGAGGTGCCGGGGCCCCGCGCCCCGGAGGACGGGGAGCGTCCCCGCGTAGGCTTCACGGCATGA
- a CDS encoding TrmH family RNA methyltransferase: MTDPVTRWRERAGSAVLLDGFHALKHAVRFGAEVLVAVTTDRRAALALAGDLAPDVRDTLDALLTEVPERTYASFVPRPHPTGVAALAVRPSREDNLRALARMPRTAPVVVLDDPRNLGNAGAVIRLAAGFGATGVVTTGTLDPWHPTVVRGGAGLHFATAVERLTVRELPAGPLFALDPEGEDIRSVKLPDDAVLAFGSERSGLSAELRARTDHLVALPMRPQVSSYNLATSVAMTLYHWSATGGASLGS, encoded by the coding sequence ATGACCGACCCTGTGACCCGCTGGCGCGAGCGCGCCGGTTCCGCCGTGCTGCTCGACGGCTTCCACGCCCTCAAGCACGCGGTGCGCTTCGGGGCAGAGGTCCTGGTGGCGGTCACCACGGACCGGCGTGCGGCGCTCGCCCTCGCCGGCGACCTGGCCCCGGACGTGCGGGACACGCTGGACGCGCTGCTGACCGAGGTGCCGGAGCGGACGTACGCCTCGTTCGTGCCGCGACCGCATCCCACCGGCGTGGCCGCCCTGGCCGTACGGCCGTCGCGCGAGGACAATCTGCGGGCCCTCGCCCGTATGCCGCGCACCGCGCCCGTCGTGGTCCTCGACGATCCGCGCAACCTGGGCAACGCCGGGGCCGTGATCCGGCTGGCCGCCGGATTCGGGGCGACCGGGGTCGTCACCACCGGCACGCTGGACCCCTGGCACCCCACCGTGGTGCGTGGCGGGGCGGGGCTGCACTTCGCGACCGCGGTGGAGCGGCTGACGGTGCGAGAGCTGCCGGCCGGGCCGCTGTTCGCGCTCGACCCGGAGGGTGAGGACATCCGGAGTGTGAAGCTGCCGGACGACGCCGTGCTCGCCTTCGGCTCCGAGCGCAGCGGTCTGTCCGCCGAACTGCGCGCGCGGACCGACCACTTGGTGGCACTGCCGATGCGCCCCCAGGTCTCCAGCTACAACCTCGCGACCAGTGTGGCCATGACGCTGTACCACTGGAGCGCCACCGGGGGCGCGTCCCTCGGCTCCTAG
- the paaN gene encoding phenylacetic acid degradation protein PaaN, protein MASELTAHELIAKHRPTLDQALEAIRTRAYWSPHPEHPKAYGEHGSLDAEAGKAAFEALLGNRLDLADQPGIDDWVGGEVSPYGIELGVTYPRADLDTLLPAMKAGQRAWRDAGAEVRAVVCLEILKRISDRTHQFAHAVMHTSGQAFMMAFQAGGPHAQDRGLEAVAYAYVEQVRTPDTAEWTKPQGKRDPLALTKQFTPVPRGIALVIGCNTFPTWNGYPGLFASLATGNAVLVKPHPRAVLPLALTVRIARDVLAEAGFDANLVALTAERPGEGIAKALAVRPEIRIIDYTGSTAFGDWLETAARQAQVYTEKAGVNTVIVESTGNYKGMLSNLAFSLSLYSGQMCTTPQNLLIPRDGIRTDEGPKTFDEVVADLARAVDGLLGDDARANALLGAIVNPDVKARLEAAAGLGEVALASREITNPEFPGAVVRTPVVVKLDGAKPDDEAAYMSECFGPVSFAVAVDSAADAVELLRRTVREKGAMTVGAYTTDDDVERAIEEVCLEEAAQLSLNLTGGVYVNQTAAFSDFHGSGGNPAANAALCDGAFVANRFRIVEVRRES, encoded by the coding sequence ATGGCCTCCGAACTGACCGCGCACGAGTTGATCGCCAAGCACCGGCCGACTCTCGACCAGGCGCTGGAGGCCATCCGCACGCGCGCGTACTGGTCCCCGCACCCCGAGCACCCGAAGGCGTACGGCGAGCACGGCAGTCTGGACGCGGAAGCCGGCAAGGCCGCCTTCGAGGCCCTCCTGGGCAACCGCCTCGACCTGGCCGACCAGCCCGGCATCGACGACTGGGTGGGCGGCGAGGTGTCGCCGTACGGCATCGAGCTGGGCGTGACCTACCCGCGGGCCGACCTCGACACGCTGCTGCCCGCCATGAAGGCCGGACAGCGCGCCTGGCGGGACGCGGGCGCGGAAGTGCGCGCGGTGGTCTGTCTGGAGATCCTCAAGCGGATCAGCGACCGCACGCACCAGTTCGCGCACGCGGTCATGCACACCAGCGGCCAGGCGTTCATGATGGCGTTCCAGGCGGGCGGCCCGCACGCGCAGGACCGCGGCCTGGAGGCGGTGGCGTACGCGTACGTGGAGCAGGTCCGCACGCCCGACACCGCGGAGTGGACCAAGCCCCAGGGCAAGCGCGACCCGCTCGCGCTGACCAAGCAGTTCACACCGGTGCCGCGCGGCATCGCGCTGGTCATCGGCTGCAACACCTTCCCGACGTGGAACGGCTACCCGGGCCTGTTCGCCTCCCTCGCCACCGGCAACGCGGTCCTGGTCAAGCCGCACCCGCGCGCGGTGCTGCCGCTCGCGCTGACCGTGCGGATCGCCCGCGACGTGCTCGCCGAGGCGGGCTTCGACGCGAACCTGGTCGCGCTGACCGCCGAGCGGCCCGGCGAGGGCATCGCCAAGGCGCTCGCGGTCCGTCCCGAGATCAGGATCATCGACTACACCGGCTCGACGGCGTTCGGCGACTGGCTGGAGACCGCTGCCCGCCAGGCGCAGGTCTACACGGAGAAGGCCGGCGTCAACACGGTGATCGTGGAGTCGACCGGCAACTACAAGGGCATGCTGTCCAACCTGGCCTTCTCACTGTCCCTGTACAGCGGGCAGATGTGCACCACCCCGCAGAACCTGCTGATCCCCCGCGACGGCATCCGCACCGACGAGGGCCCCAAGACCTTCGACGAGGTGGTCGCCGACCTCGCCCGCGCGGTCGACGGTCTGCTCGGCGACGACGCGCGTGCCAACGCCCTGCTCGGCGCGATCGTCAACCCGGACGTGAAGGCCCGCCTGGAGGCCGCGGCTGGCCTGGGCGAGGTGGCCCTCGCCTCCCGCGAGATCACCAACCCGGAGTTCCCGGGAGCGGTGGTCCGTACGCCGGTCGTCGTGAAGCTGGACGGCGCCAAGCCGGACGACGAGGCCGCCTACATGAGCGAGTGCTTCGGCCCCGTCTCCTTCGCCGTCGCGGTCGACTCGGCGGCCGACGCCGTGGAGCTGCTGCGGCGGACCGTCCGTGAGAAGGGCGCGATGACCGTCGGCGCGTACACGACCGACGACGACGTCGAGCGGGCGATCGAGGAGGTCTGCCTGGAGGAGGCCGCCCAGCTGTCGCTCAACCTCACCGGCGGGGTGTACGTCAACCAGACCGCCGCCTTCTCCGACTTCCACGGCTCGGGCGGCAACCCGGCGGCCAACGCGGCGCTCTGCGACGGCGCGTTCGTGGCGAACCGCTTCCGGATCGTCGAGGTCCGCCGGGAGTCCTGA
- a CDS encoding 3-hydroxyacyl-CoA dehydrogenase, whose amino-acid sequence MTALDLSSPVAVVGTGTMGQGIAQVALVAGHPVRLYDALPGRARDAAEAIGARLDRLVEKDRLTAADRDAARARLLPAQDLAELADCALVVEAVLERLEVKQELFRALEDIVADDCLLATNTSSLSVTAIGGALRNASRLVGLHFFNPAPLLPLVEVVSGFATDVTSATRAYETARAWGKTPVACADTPGFIVNRLARPFYAEAFAVYESQAADPATIDAVLRESGGFRMGAFELTDLIGQDVNESVTHSVWQSFFQDVRFTPSLAQRRLVESGRLGRKSGHGWYDYADDAERSEPHTADKATPPAYVIAEGGLGPAAELLTVIREAGIPVREEEEDHGTRLVLPSGGTLALADGQTSVEFRDVVYFDLALDYRKATRIALSSSKDTAPQTLTEAVGLFQALGKQVSVIGDVPGMIVARTVARIVDLAHDAVAKGVATEEDIDTAMRLGVNYPLGPFEWSRRLGRDFAYDLLDDLHLRDPSGRYAPSLALYRHAYATEKREGTP is encoded by the coding sequence ATGACAGCACTGGACCTCAGCAGCCCCGTGGCCGTCGTGGGAACCGGCACCATGGGCCAGGGCATCGCCCAGGTCGCGCTGGTCGCGGGCCACCCCGTGCGGCTGTACGACGCCCTCCCCGGGCGGGCCCGGGACGCGGCCGAAGCGATCGGCGCCCGCCTCGACCGGCTCGTCGAGAAGGACCGGCTCACCGCCGCCGACCGCGACGCGGCCCGCGCGCGCCTGCTGCCCGCGCAGGACCTGGCCGAACTCGCGGACTGCGCACTGGTCGTGGAGGCAGTCCTGGAGCGGCTGGAGGTCAAGCAGGAGCTCTTTCGCGCGCTGGAGGACATCGTCGCCGACGACTGTCTGCTGGCCACCAACACCTCGTCCCTGTCGGTGACGGCCATCGGCGGCGCCCTGCGCAACGCCTCCCGCCTCGTGGGCCTGCACTTCTTCAACCCGGCCCCGCTGCTGCCGCTGGTCGAGGTCGTCTCCGGGTTCGCCACCGACGTCACGTCGGCCACGCGCGCGTACGAGACCGCCCGTGCCTGGGGCAAGACGCCGGTGGCCTGCGCCGACACCCCCGGCTTCATCGTCAACCGGCTCGCCCGGCCCTTCTACGCCGAGGCCTTCGCCGTCTACGAGTCCCAGGCCGCCGACCCGGCCACCATCGACGCGGTGCTGCGCGAGTCCGGCGGCTTCCGGATGGGCGCCTTCGAGCTGACCGACCTGATCGGACAGGACGTCAACGAGTCCGTCACGCACTCCGTGTGGCAGTCCTTCTTCCAGGACGTCCGCTTCACGCCCTCGCTGGCCCAGCGGCGGCTGGTCGAGTCCGGCCGGCTGGGACGCAAGTCCGGGCACGGCTGGTACGACTACGCCGACGACGCCGAGCGCTCCGAGCCGCACACCGCCGACAAGGCGACACCGCCCGCCTACGTGATCGCCGAGGGCGGTCTGGGCCCGGCGGCCGAACTGCTGACCGTGATCCGCGAGGCGGGCATCCCGGTCCGTGAGGAGGAAGAGGACCACGGCACCCGGCTCGTGCTGCCCAGCGGCGGCACACTGGCGCTGGCCGACGGGCAGACCTCGGTCGAGTTCCGCGACGTCGTCTACTTCGACCTGGCGCTCGACTACCGCAAGGCCACCCGCATCGCCCTGTCCTCCTCGAAGGACACCGCGCCGCAGACCCTGACCGAGGCCGTCGGACTCTTCCAGGCGCTCGGCAAGCAGGTCAGCGTCATCGGCGACGTCCCCGGCATGATCGTCGCCCGCACGGTCGCCCGGATCGTCGACCTGGCGCACGACGCCGTGGCCAAGGGCGTCGCCACCGAGGAGGACATCGACACCGCGATGCGCCTCGGCGTCAACTACCCGCTCGGCCCCTTCGAGTGGAGCCGCAGGCTCGGCCGCGACTTCGCCTACGACCTGCTGGACGACCTGCACCTGCGCGACCCGTCCGGGCGCTATGCGCCGTCCCTCGCGCTCTACCGCCACGCGTACGCCACCGAGAAGCGGGAGGGCACCCCATGA
- a CDS encoding TetR/AcrR family transcriptional regulator, whose protein sequence is MTTVKRDTYTPESLLSVAVRVFNQRGYDGTSMEHLSKAAGISKSSIYHHVAGKEELLRRAVSRALEGLFGILDEEHARVGRPADRLEYVVRRMVEVLIAELPYVTLLLRVRGNTDTERWALERRRDFDHRVAELLKAAAADGDVRGDVEVRLATRLVFGMINSVAEWYRPDARGASGREVADAVVQLAFGGLRRAG, encoded by the coding sequence ATGACCACCGTCAAGCGCGACACCTACACCCCCGAGTCGCTGCTCTCCGTCGCCGTCCGGGTCTTCAACCAGCGTGGCTACGACGGCACCTCCATGGAGCACCTGTCCAAGGCGGCCGGCATCTCCAAGTCGTCGATCTACCACCATGTCGCCGGCAAGGAGGAACTGCTGCGCCGCGCCGTCAGCCGGGCGCTGGAAGGGCTCTTCGGGATCCTCGACGAGGAGCACGCGCGCGTGGGGCGCCCCGCCGACCGCCTGGAGTACGTCGTTCGGCGCATGGTCGAGGTGCTCATAGCCGAGCTGCCCTATGTGACGCTGCTGCTGCGCGTGCGCGGCAACACCGACACCGAGCGGTGGGCCCTGGAGCGCCGGCGCGACTTCGACCACCGGGTCGCCGAGCTGCTCAAGGCGGCGGCGGCCGACGGGGACGTCCGCGGTGACGTGGAGGTTCGCCTCGCCACCCGGCTGGTGTTCGGGATGATCAACTCGGTGGCCGAGTGGTACCGGCCGGACGCGCGCGGCGCCAGCGGCCGGGAAGTGGCCGACGCCGTGGTGCAGCTGGCCTTCGGAGGCCTGCGCCGGGCCGGATGA
- a CDS encoding Lrp/AsnC family transcriptional regulator, translating into MAPEQMAEGPEAGVVLPPPRPLDAIDRDILQILQADGRASIRSVAERVHVSRANAYARINRLVEDGVIRGFRARVDHERAGQGTSAYITLKIVQNTWRTVRAQLRQLPGASHIALVGGDFDVLLLVHTPDNKALRELVLTRLQAIPEVLSTRTLLVFEEEDLEPEG; encoded by the coding sequence ATGGCACCTGAACAAATGGCCGAGGGCCCGGAAGCCGGCGTCGTCCTGCCGCCCCCGCGCCCGCTGGACGCCATTGATCGGGACATCCTGCAGATCCTCCAGGCGGACGGCCGTGCGTCGATACGGTCCGTCGCCGAGCGTGTCCACGTCTCCCGCGCCAATGCCTACGCCCGCATCAACCGTCTCGTCGAGGACGGCGTCATCCGCGGTTTCCGCGCCCGCGTCGACCATGAGCGCGCGGGGCAGGGCACGTCGGCGTACATCACCCTGAAGATCGTGCAGAACACCTGGCGCACGGTGCGCGCGCAGCTCAGACAGCTGCCGGGCGCCTCCCACATCGCACTGGTGGGCGGCGACTTCGACGTGCTGCTGCTGGTGCACACGCCGGACAACAAGGCGCTGCGCGAGCTGGTGCTCACCCGGCTCCAGGCGATCCCGGAGGTGCTCAGCACACGGACGCTGCTGGTGTTCGAGGAGGAGGACCTGGAGCCCGAGGGCTGA
- the pdhA gene encoding pyruvate dehydrogenase (acetyl-transferring) E1 component subunit alpha: MTVMEQRGAYRPSPPPAWQPRMDPAPLLPDAEPYRVLGTEAAAKADPELLRRLYAQLVRGRRYNAQATALTKQGRLAVYPSSTGQEACEVAAALALQEQDWLFPSYRDTLAAVARGVDPVEALTLLRGDWHTGYDPHTHRVAPLCTPLATQLPHAVGLAHAARLKGDDVVVLALVGDGGSSEGDFHEALNFAAVWQAPVVFLVQNNGFAISVPLAKQTAAPSLAHKAVGYGMPGRLVDGNDAAAMHEVLSDAVRHARAGGGPTLVEAVTYRIDAHTNADDATRYRGDAEVEAWREHDPIQLLERELTARGLLDEDAVRAAREDAEAMAADLRERMNRDPRLDPMDLFDHVYAEPTPQLREQRALLEAELEAEQEGGHR; this comes from the coding sequence ATGACGGTCATGGAGCAGCGGGGCGCGTACCGGCCTTCGCCGCCGCCCGCCTGGCAGCCCCGTATGGACCCCGCGCCGCTGCTGCCCGACGCCGAGCCCTACCGCGTCCTCGGCACCGAGGCCGCGGCGAAGGCCGACCCGGAGCTGCTGCGCCGGCTGTACGCCCAGCTGGTGCGCGGCCGCCGGTACAACGCTCAGGCCACCGCCCTGACCAAGCAGGGCCGCCTCGCCGTCTACCCCTCCAGCACCGGCCAGGAGGCCTGCGAGGTCGCCGCCGCGCTGGCCCTCCAGGAGCAGGACTGGCTCTTCCCGAGCTACCGCGACACGCTCGCGGCCGTCGCCCGCGGAGTCGACCCCGTCGAGGCACTCACCCTGCTGCGCGGCGACTGGCACACCGGCTACGACCCGCACACGCACCGCGTCGCCCCCCTGTGCACCCCCCTCGCCACCCAGCTGCCGCACGCCGTGGGCCTCGCCCACGCGGCCCGCCTCAAGGGCGACGACGTGGTCGTGCTCGCCCTGGTCGGCGACGGCGGCAGCAGCGAGGGCGACTTCCACGAGGCGCTGAACTTCGCCGCCGTCTGGCAGGCGCCGGTCGTCTTCCTGGTCCAGAACAACGGCTTCGCGATCTCCGTCCCGCTGGCCAAGCAGACCGCCGCCCCCTCCCTGGCCCACAAGGCCGTCGGGTACGGCATGCCGGGCCGCCTGGTCGACGGCAACGACGCCGCGGCCATGCACGAAGTGCTCAGCGACGCCGTACGGCACGCGCGCGCGGGCGGCGGCCCGACCCTCGTCGAGGCGGTGACGTACCGCATCGACGCCCACACCAACGCCGACGACGCGACCCGCTACCGCGGCGACGCCGAGGTCGAGGCCTGGCGCGAGCACGACCCGATCCAGCTGCTGGAGCGGGAGCTGACCGCCCGCGGGCTGCTCGACGAGGACGCCGTGCGGGCCGCGCGCGAGGACGCCGAGGCGATGGCCGCCGACCTGCGCGAGCGCATGAACCGGGACCCGCGGCTCGACCCCATGGACCTGTTCGACCACGTGTACGCCGAGCCCACCCCGCAACTGCGGGAGCAGCGCGCTCTGCTGGAGGCCGAGCTCGAGGCCGAGCAGGAAGGCGGTCACCGATGA
- a CDS encoding alpha-ketoacid dehydrogenase subunit beta has protein sequence MTTVAVKPATMAQALTRAMRDAMAADPTVHVMGEDVGTLGGVFRVTDGLAKEFGEDRCTDTPLAEAGILGTAVGMAMYGLRPVVEMQFDAFAYPAFEQLVSHVARMRNRTRGTMPLPITIRVPYGGGIGGVEHHSDSSEAYYMATPGLHVVTPATVADAYGLLRAAIASDDPVVFLEPKRLYWSKDTWNPEHPTAVEPIGRAVVRRTGRSATLLTYGPSVPVCLEAAEAARAEGWDLEVVDLRSLVPFDDETVCASVRRTGRAVVVHESGGFGGPGGEIAARVAERCFHHLEAPVLRVAGFDIPYPPPMLERHHLPGVDRILDAVARLQWEAEG, from the coding sequence ATGACCACTGTCGCCGTCAAGCCCGCCACGATGGCGCAGGCCCTCACGCGCGCGATGCGCGACGCGATGGCCGCCGACCCCACCGTGCACGTCATGGGCGAGGACGTCGGCACGCTCGGCGGTGTCTTCCGGGTCACCGACGGGCTCGCCAAGGAGTTCGGCGAGGACCGCTGCACGGACACCCCGCTAGCCGAGGCGGGCATTCTCGGCACGGCCGTCGGCATGGCCATGTACGGACTGCGCCCGGTCGTGGAGATGCAGTTCGACGCCTTCGCCTACCCGGCGTTCGAACAGCTCGTCAGCCATGTCGCCCGCATGCGCAACCGCACGCGCGGCACCATGCCGCTGCCGATCACCATCCGCGTCCCCTACGGCGGCGGCATCGGCGGGGTCGAGCACCACAGCGACTCCTCCGAGGCGTACTACATGGCCACTCCGGGCCTCCACGTCGTCACGCCCGCGACCGTCGCCGACGCCTACGGACTGCTGCGCGCCGCCATCGCCTCCGACGACCCGGTCGTCTTCCTGGAGCCCAAGCGGCTCTACTGGTCGAAGGACACCTGGAACCCGGAGCACCCGACGGCCGTTGAACCGATCGGACGCGCCGTGGTGCGGCGCACGGGCCGCAGCGCCACGCTCCTCACATACGGCCCGTCCGTTCCCGTCTGCCTCGAAGCCGCCGAGGCGGCCCGGGCGGAGGGCTGGGACCTCGAGGTCGTCGACCTGCGCTCCCTGGTGCCGTTCGACGACGAGACGGTCTGCGCCTCGGTGCGCCGCACCGGACGCGCGGTCGTCGTGCACGAGTCGGGCGGATTCGGCGGACCAGGCGGCGAGATCGCGGCCCGGGTCGCGGAGCGCTGCTTCCACCATCTGGAGGCGCCGGTGCTGCGCGTGGCCGGGTTCGACATCCCCTACCCGCCGCCGATGCTGGAGCGGCACCACCTGCCCGGCGTCGACCGGATCCTGGACGCCGTGGCGCGTCTGCAGTGGGAGGCCGAGGGCTGA
- a CDS encoding dihydrolipoamide acetyltransferase family protein, which yields MAQVLEFKLPDLGEGLTEAEIVRWLVRVGDVVAVDQPVVEVETAKAMVEVPCPYGGVVTARFGEEGTELPVGAPLLTVAVGPAAPAGETEGSGNVLVGYGTSEAPARRRRVRPAPAAPVTHNGASGATGTAADVAASSRTTAANDTTAVNDTTASGGTTAGHASTAYAGGPVPVISPLVRRLARENGLDLRELVGSGPEGLILRADVEGALKARTAHAVPVAPPAQAPAVGSAPSAAGTRVPLKGIRGAVADKLSRSRREIPDATCWVDADATELMRARTAMNAAGGPKISLLALLARICTAALARYPELNSTVDLEAREIVRLAQVHIGFAAQTERGLVVPVVRDAHARDAEGLTAEFARLTEAARAGTLTPGELTGGTFTLNNYGVFGVDGSTPIINHPEAAMLGVGRIVPKPWVHEGELAVRQVVQLSLTFDHRVCDGGTAGGFLRYVADCVEQPAVLLRTL from the coding sequence ATGGCGCAGGTGCTGGAGTTCAAGCTCCCCGACCTCGGGGAGGGACTCACCGAGGCGGAGATCGTCCGCTGGCTCGTGCGGGTCGGCGATGTCGTCGCCGTCGACCAGCCGGTCGTCGAGGTCGAGACGGCCAAGGCGATGGTCGAGGTCCCCTGCCCGTACGGCGGCGTGGTCACCGCCCGCTTCGGCGAGGAGGGCACGGAACTTCCCGTGGGTGCACCCCTGCTGACGGTGGCGGTCGGACCGGCCGCGCCCGCCGGTGAGACCGAGGGTTCGGGCAATGTGCTGGTCGGATACGGCACATCGGAGGCGCCGGCGCGGCGCCGCAGGGTGCGTCCGGCACCGGCCGCGCCCGTCACCCACAACGGTGCGAGCGGCGCCACGGGCACGGCGGCCGACGTGGCTGCGTCGAGCCGTACGACCGCAGCGAACGACACGACCGCAGTGAACGACACGACCGCATCGGGTGGTACGACCGCCGGGCACGCGAGCACCGCGTACGCGGGCGGCCCAGTTCCCGTGATCTCCCCGCTCGTCCGTCGGCTCGCTCGTGAGAACGGCCTCGATCTGCGGGAGCTGGTGGGTTCCGGTCCCGAGGGGCTGATCCTGCGGGCGGACGTCGAGGGCGCGCTCAAGGCCAGGACCGCGCATGCCGTCCCCGTGGCTCCGCCGGCGCAGGCCCCGGCGGTGGGCTCGGCGCCGAGCGCCGCAGGCACCCGCGTCCCCCTCAAGGGCATCCGCGGAGCGGTCGCCGACAAGCTGTCCCGCAGCCGCCGGGAGATCCCGGACGCCACCTGCTGGGTGGACGCGGACGCCACGGAGCTCATGCGCGCGCGGACGGCCATGAACGCGGCCGGAGGACCGAAGATCTCCCTCCTCGCGCTCCTCGCCAGGATCTGCACCGCCGCCCTCGCCCGGTACCCCGAGCTCAACTCCACGGTGGACCTGGAGGCCCGCGAGATCGTCCGGCTGGCCCAGGTGCACATCGGGTTCGCCGCACAGACCGAGCGCGGGCTCGTCGTGCCCGTCGTACGGGACGCGCACGCGCGGGACGCGGAGGGGCTGACCGCCGAGTTCGCCCGGCTGACCGAGGCCGCGCGGGCCGGGACACTGACGCCCGGGGAACTCACCGGCGGGACCTTCACGTTGAACAACTACGGGGTGTTCGGCGTCGACGGCTCCACGCCGATCATCAACCACCCCGAGGCGGCCATGCTCGGCGTCGGCCGCATCGTCCCCAAGCCCTGGGTGCACGAGGGCGAGCTCGCCGTGCGGCAGGTCGTCCAGCTCTCGCTCACCTTCGACCACCGGGTGTGCGACGGCGGCACGGCGGGCGGCTTCCTCAGGTACGTGGCGGACTGCGTGGAACAGCCGGCGGTGCTCCTGCGCACCTTGTGA